The DNA sequence TTGGCTCGATGTAACACGTCGATTTAAAGATGTCATGCCGAGTTGCTGTGATAGCTAATATGTCGTGTGGTGTGAATgtcaaaatatattatatcaaatataaTCCAAGAATATGACCCACTAATGTCGTAGGTTCAGCCAGTGACGTGTTTCAATGTTCAGAGCTCGAGCAGCCCCCGCTCATGGTTGGTGATCGATACACTCGCGCACGAAAGGTGAACACGAAGCAGGAGAGAGTGAAACATAAGCCCTTGAGAGAGCTTCAATCCCAATCCGGCTAAGGGGATTGAatgaaggatatatatatatatatatatatatatatatatatatatatatatatatatataaaagatcattTTAAGAGCTTCGCGCTCTACCGACTGAGGTAGACGAACATTATTTTGATTGTTTATTCTTATTAATTAGAACATTAGGTGATGGACATTTGAATGGGTCAACACTGCAAGAATAGGCAGTGTCCAAAGCCGGCCAATGGCGGGAATCGAGCATGTCCTTAACGTGTGTGCGGGTGTTTCTCCCCTTCCCTTTCCCCTTCCGTGCTAACTCCGCCACCACCACCTTCTCTTTTCTCTTCTACCCACTCTGCAATAGTCCGTCTCCTCTCATGGTGGAGCGGGTGCCGCCCTGCACACCGCCCTCGCCGGAGCCTCAGCCAGCCCCCAGTGCTCTCCTTGATACTGTCCCCGTGCCGGCCGATCCTAATCCcggtcccgatcccgatcccaatCCCTCGCGTCGCCTTGGCACCTACGTCGTCCGAGTGCCCAAGGACCAAGTCTACCGCGTTCCTCCGCCCGAGAACGCCAAACTAGCGGAACGGTACCGCAACCAAAACAGGAGCCGGCGGCGGGGGAGCCCCTGCCTTTCCCGCCTGAGATGGATCCTCGGTGTCGCCTTCCTCGTCTTATTACTCATCGTGGCTGTCACCGTCATATTCTTCGTCGTGGTAAGGCCTGGGGCTCCGACGTTCACAGTCCAGCGTCTCTTCGTCAAGAGCCCCCGCAGCACCACGGAAGCGCACCCGAAGCCGGAGTATGATCTCACGATGAGCGTCAGGAATCCAAGTCGCGGGATGGGTTTCTCCTACGAGGCCGGAGGGAGGGCGGTCATCACCCACGGCACCGTGGAAATCGCGGCGGGAACGACGCCGGTGTTCGTCCAAGGCCACGGCAACACGACCTCCATTCGGCTGGTTCTTCGTGGCTCCAATGCCTTGCTGCCGAAAGAGAACGGCAGGAGCATGAAGGGCTCGAAGAACG is a window from the Musa acuminata AAA Group cultivar baxijiao chromosome BXJ2-1, Cavendish_Baxijiao_AAA, whole genome shotgun sequence genome containing:
- the LOC103995083 gene encoding NDR1/HIN1-like protein 13, with the protein product MSLTCVRVFLPFPFPFRANSATTTFSFLFYPLCNSPSPLMVERVPPCTPPSPEPQPAPSALLDTVPVPADPNPGPDPDPNPSRRLGTYVVRVPKDQVYRVPPPENAKLAERYRNQNRSRRRGSPCLSRLRWILGVAFLVLLLIVAVTVIFFVVVRPGAPTFTVQRLFVKSPRSTTEAHPKPEYDLTMSVRNPSRGMGFSYEAGGRAVITHGTVEIAAGTTPVFVQGHGNTTSIRLVLRGSNALLPKENGRSMKGSKNAVDISLMAKLTVRPRVGGLEMWAKSMDVTCDVQVIGMVKQAQISSQHCNTKL